One window of the Saccopteryx bilineata isolate mSacBil1 chromosome 2, mSacBil1_pri_phased_curated, whole genome shotgun sequence genome contains the following:
- the LOC136323613 gene encoding small ribosomal subunit protein uS10-like, with protein sequence MAFKDTGKTPVEPEVAIHRIRITLTSRNVKSLEKVCADLIRGAKEKNLKVKGPVRMPIKTLRITTRKTPCGEGSKTWDRFQMRIHKRLIDLHSPSEIVKQITSISIEPGVEVEVTIADA encoded by the coding sequence ATGGCTTTTAAAGATACCGGAAAGACACCCGTGGAACCGGAGGTGGCGATCCACCGAATTAGAATCACTCTAACCAGCCGCAACGTCAAGTCTCTGGAGAAGGTGTGTGCTGACTTGATCAGAGGTGCGAAGGAAAAGAATCTCAAAGTGAAAGGACCCGTGCGCATGCCTATCAAGACTCTGAGAATCACCACAAGAAAAACTCCCTGCGGGGAGGGTTCCAAGACTTGGGATCGGTTTCAGATGAGGATCCACAAACGTCTCATTGACCTGCACAGCCCTTCTGAGATTGTTAAACAGATTACTTCCATCAGTATTGAGCCGGGAGTTGAGGTTGAAGTCACCATTGCAGATGCTTAA